A genomic segment from Candidatus Borkfalkia ceftriaxoniphila encodes:
- a CDS encoding MBOAT family O-acyltransferase, producing the protein MNKVMMIYFLVLAATVIVYYALPLKRRWIALLAFSIVFYAVNSTYLFVFIASTTLSVYFCARYIQKSNDAPVAAGEDLAANAKKVKKQNKTAVALIIVFNLAIIGVLKYYNFFGGTLNSLFSLLHIDAKIPAMKVLLPLGISFYTLQAIGYLIDVYRKKYAAETNFCKLSLFLIFFPQILEGPISRYDQTADQLYEGHKADYKGITYGLQRILWGLFKKMVVADRLYLLVKTVSDNPGNFSGYASLLFIFCYTLQLYADFSGFIDIAIGSGELFGVKLPENFKRPFFAKSAQEFWKRWHITLGVWLKEYVFYSVALSPKVVKSCGKLKKRWRNHFTKMLPTAIALLAVWLCNGLWHGPEWKYIVYGLYYFVIIVSGMMLEPLFRKLYQKIHLNPDGKAFTVFRHIRTLLIIFIGETIFGANTLGDAFMILSSVFRPYHGSIFSLGMDLQEIVVACLALLLMLGVGIVQEKGIGIRDKVASVALPVRWASYMSLILVILVFGAYGDMYNLVPFIYGNF; encoded by the coding sequence ATGAATAAAGTTATGATGATATATTTTCTGGTTTTGGCGGCAACCGTGATCGTCTATTACGCTTTGCCTCTGAAACGCAGATGGATCGCGCTGCTTGCTTTCAGCATCGTATTTTATGCTGTGAACAGTACATATCTATTCGTATTTATCGCGAGCACGACGCTCAGCGTCTATTTCTGCGCACGCTATATCCAAAAATCCAACGACGCTCCCGTTGCCGCGGGCGAGGATCTGGCCGCGAACGCGAAAAAAGTAAAAAAACAGAATAAAACGGCCGTTGCCCTGATCATCGTCTTTAACCTGGCGATCATCGGGGTTTTAAAATATTATAATTTTTTCGGCGGTACGCTCAATTCGCTCTTTTCTTTACTGCACATCGATGCGAAAATTCCCGCTATGAAAGTATTGCTTCCGCTGGGGATTTCCTTTTATACCTTGCAGGCGATCGGGTATCTCATCGACGTATATCGCAAAAAGTACGCGGCGGAAACGAATTTTTGCAAACTTTCGCTCTTTTTGATCTTTTTTCCGCAGATCCTCGAAGGGCCCATCAGCCGCTACGATCAGACCGCCGACCAACTGTATGAGGGACACAAGGCGGATTATAAGGGCATCACCTACGGATTGCAGCGCATCTTGTGGGGGCTGTTCAAAAAAATGGTCGTCGCGGACCGTCTGTACCTTTTGGTCAAGACCGTTTCCGACAATCCCGGAAACTTTTCGGGGTATGCGAGCCTTTTGTTTATTTTCTGTTATACATTGCAACTTTATGCCGATTTTTCGGGCTTTATCGATATCGCCATCGGCAGCGGCGAGTTGTTCGGCGTCAAACTTCCCGAAAATTTCAAGCGTCCGTTTTTTGCGAAGAGCGCGCAGGAGTTCTGGAAACGCTGGCATATCACGCTCGGCGTGTGGCTGAAAGAGTACGTCTTTTATTCGGTGGCGCTCTCCCCGAAAGTCGTCAAAAGTTGCGGTAAACTCAAAAAGCGCTGGCGCAACCACTTTACGAAAATGCTGCCCACGGCAATCGCGCTTCTGGCAGTCTGGCTGTGCAACGGACTTTGGCACGGACCCGAATGGAAATATATCGTCTACGGCCTATACTATTTCGTCATCATCGTCAGCGGCATGATGCTGGAACCTCTGTTCAGAAAACTGTATCAGAAAATTCATCTCAATCCCGACGGCAAAGCGTTCACCGTCTTTCGGCATATCCGGACTTTACTCATCATATTTATCGGGGAAACGATCTTCGGCGCGAACACGTTGGGCGACGCGTTCATGATATTATCTTCGGTTTTCAGGCCGTATCACGGCTCGATCTTCTCGCTGGGAATGGACTTGCAGGAGATCGTGGTGGCGTGCCTTGCGCTTTTATTGATGCTCGGCGTGGGTATCGTACAGGAAAAGGGCATCGGCATCCGCGACAAAGTGGCGTCGGTGGCGCTGCCTGTGCGCTGGGCGTCGTATATGTCTTTGATTTTAGTCATTCTTGTTTTCGGCGCTTACGGCGATATGTATAATCTCGTCCCGTTTATTTACGGAAATTTCTGA
- a CDS encoding amino acid adenylation domain-containing protein, producing the protein MNRRMDNVLEFLEESAAKYPDKAVFADETQEITYREFVRRARRMATGLAKRCPPRSPVAVLGEKSVETVTAFFACVYAGCFYVPLNPLHPEERRKQILKTLGDPRILVQKGCVSLIPSGISDAILFDEAEEEEDAALLADIRQNHADTDPLYVLFTSGSTGEPKGIAVAHRSVLDFIDKFTDIFEIGAEEIIGNQAPFDFDVSVKDIYSTISAGATMQIIPKQKFSFPTILIDYLIERKITTLIWAVSALCILSSYRAFSYKVPADVKKVLFSGEVMPIRQLNEWKKYLPEATFVNLYGPTEITCNCTYYKLEKGEFTGDTLPIGRPFPNERVFLLGDDGTLVKDKNVTGEICVAGSALSLGYYNNEEETAKAFVRNPLVGAYCETMYRTGDLGYYDGQGELCFVGRRDFQIKHMGHRIELNEIESAILAVGGVERAVCLFDQRRDKIWALTQGAAESGEIASRLREKLPPFMVPQKYIAVEKFPLTENGKINRRLLREEYGI; encoded by the coding sequence ATGAACCGTAGAATGGATAATGTTCTGGAATTTTTAGAGGAAAGCGCGGCGAAATATCCCGATAAAGCCGTCTTTGCGGACGAGACGCAGGAAATCACATACCGCGAATTCGTGCGGCGCGCGCGGCGCATGGCGACGGGGCTTGCAAAGCGTTGCCCGCCGAGAAGTCCCGTGGCGGTGCTCGGCGAAAAGAGCGTGGAAACGGTGACGGCCTTTTTCGCGTGCGTATATGCGGGCTGTTTTTACGTGCCGCTCAATCCGCTGCACCCCGAAGAGCGGCGCAAACAAATTTTGAAAACGCTGGGGGATCCGCGCATCCTTGTGCAAAAAGGATGCGTTTCGCTGATTCCTTCGGGAATCAGCGATGCGATTTTATTCGATGAGGCGGAAGAGGAAGAGGACGCCGCGTTGCTTGCGGACATACGCCAAAACCATGCGGATACCGATCCTTTGTACGTGCTTTTTACCTCGGGTTCGACGGGGGAGCCGAAAGGTATAGCCGTGGCGCACCGCTCCGTTCTCGACTTTATCGACAAATTTACGGACATTTTCGAGATCGGTGCGGAGGAGATCATCGGCAATCAGGCGCCTTTCGATTTCGACGTATCCGTCAAGGATATTTACTCGACGATCTCGGCGGGCGCGACCATGCAGATCATTCCCAAACAAAAATTTTCCTTTCCCACCATTCTCATCGACTATCTGATCGAACGGAAAATCACCACGCTCATCTGGGCCGTTTCGGCGCTTTGCATACTTTCCTCTTACCGCGCGTTCAGTTATAAAGTGCCTGCGGACGTAAAAAAAGTTTTGTTCAGCGGCGAAGTGATGCCGATCAGGCAACTCAACGAATGGAAAAAGTATCTGCCCGAAGCGACGTTCGTCAATCTGTACGGTCCGACGGAGATCACCTGCAACTGTACCTATTATAAATTGGAAAAAGGCGAATTTACGGGCGATACGCTCCCGATCGGGCGGCCGTTTCCCAACGAGCGCGTGTTTTTGCTGGGCGACGACGGAACGCTCGTGAAGGACAAGAACGTCACGGGCGAAATTTGCGTCGCTGGCTCGGCGCTCTCGCTCGGATATTATAACAACGAAGAGGAAACGGCGAAAGCGTTCGTGCGCAATCCGCTCGTCGGCGCGTATTGCGAGACGATGTACCGCACGGGCGACTTGGGCTATTACGACGGGCAGGGCGAACTGTGCTTTGTCGGGCGCAGGGATTTTCAGATCAAACACATGGGGCACCGCATCGAACTCAATGAGATCGAAAGCGCCATTCTCGCCGTCGGCGGCGTGGAGCGCGCTGTGTGTCTGTTCGATCAGAGGCGCGATAAGATCTGGGCACTCACGCAGGGCGCGGCGGAAAGCGGAGAGATCGCCTCGCGCCTCCGCGAAAAACTGCCTCCTTTCATGGTGCCGCAAAAATATATCGCGGTGGAAAAATTCCCGCTCACCGAAAACGGAAAAATCAACCGCAGGCTTTTACGCGAGGAGTACGGCATATGA
- a CDS encoding diaminopimelate decarboxylase family protein: protein MTDALPTPAYVFDEKALRARIGFLREHLPSAKLCYAMKANPFLVESLASCVDLFEVCSPGEYRICERLKIAPAQIVLSGVYKERADIFRIVGQCGDKATYTVESPSQLELLSDAARACGLRLPVCLRLSSGNQFGMDKAAIGRIVEKRNELPLDIEGIQYYSGTQKKFEKIRKEAEMLKAFLSELKENYGFAAKRLEYGPGFGVGYFQSDAPVDETALLRDFCALFEDLPCGLVLEMGRFIAASCGEYHTKIVDIKYTDGMRYCIVDGGINHLNYYGQTMAMKLPYIRHHKTNGDAAENLWTVCGSLCTTADVLVRSLPLAGAAVGDELVFEKAGAYSVTEGIYLFLSRDMPRVYVRTEDGSLVLRRDAVSTDKINSKE, encoded by the coding sequence ATGACAGATGCGCTGCCGACTCCCGCTTATGTTTTCGACGAAAAGGCGCTGCGCGCGCGGATCGGTTTTCTCCGCGAACACCTGCCTTCGGCAAAATTATGCTACGCGATGAAAGCCAATCCCTTTCTGGTGGAGAGCCTCGCCTCTTGCGTCGACTTATTCGAGGTCTGTTCTCCCGGCGAGTACAGGATCTGCGAGCGTTTGAAAATCGCGCCTGCGCAGATCGTTCTGTCGGGCGTATATAAGGAAAGGGCCGATATTTTCCGCATCGTCGGACAATGCGGCGACAAGGCGACTTATACGGTCGAATCGCCGTCGCAGTTAGAACTGCTTTCCGACGCGGCGCGCGCTTGCGGGCTGCGCCTGCCCGTCTGCCTGCGGCTTTCGAGCGGCAATCAGTTCGGCATGGACAAAGCGGCGATCGGACGCATCGTGGAAAAAAGAAACGAGTTGCCGCTCGATATCGAGGGCATTCAATACTATTCGGGTACCCAGAAAAAGTTTGAAAAGATCCGCAAAGAGGCGGAAATGCTCAAAGCCTTTCTTTCCGAACTGAAAGAAAATTACGGGTTTGCCGCGAAAAGGCTGGAATACGGCCCGGGATTCGGCGTGGGATATTTTCAGAGCGACGCGCCCGTCGACGAAACCGCGTTGCTTCGCGATTTCTGCGCGCTATTCGAAGATCTGCCCTGCGGGCTCGTTCTGGAGATGGGACGGTTTATCGCGGCGTCGTGCGGCGAATATCACACGAAGATCGTCGATATCAAATATACGGACGGTATGCGATATTGCATCGTGGACGGCGGTATCAATCATCTCAATTATTACGGGCAGACGATGGCGATGAAATTGCCGTATATCCGCCATCATAAAACGAACGGAGATGCTGCCGAAAATTTATGGACGGTGTGCGGTTCCCTGTGCACCACGGCGGACGTGCTCGTGCGCAGTCTGCCTCTGGCGGGCGCCGCTGTCGGCGACGAACTCGTGTTCGAAAAGGCGGGCGCGTATTCGGTGACGGAGGGGATCTATCTCTTTTTGAGCAGGGATATGCCCCGCGTGTATGTAAGGACGGAGGACGGCTCCCTGGTATTGCGCAGGGATGCGGTTTCAACGGATAAAATCAACAGTAAGGAGTAA
- a CDS encoding acyl carrier protein → MKELIQLLKEIRPDVDFENNTALIDQGVLDSLDIMEIVAEITDRFDVSISPADIVPANFNSAAALWAMIEKLK, encoded by the coding sequence ATGAAAGAACTGATACAACTTTTGAAAGAGATCCGCCCCGACGTGGATTTCGAAAACAACACGGCGCTCATCGATCAGGGCGTACTCGACTCTCTGGACATTATGGAGATCGTCGCCGAGATCACCGACCGTTTCGACGTGAGCATTTCTCCCGCCGATATCGTGCCCGCGAATTTCAATTCCGCGGCGGCGCTGTGGGCGATGATCGAAAAATTAAAGTAA
- a CDS encoding amidase domain-containing protein — translation MKIIAYDRKAAVEYARKWAYGRNPQYYNFDRLGGDCTNYVSQCLHAGGAVMNYRPVTGWFYRSANDRTASWTGVEYIYRFLTENDGLGPFGQESPVEELQEGDLVQLGRDTGDFYHTPIIVGFSRGPLVAAHTYDAYNKPLYTYYFERLRGIHILGVRVPD, via the coding sequence ATGAAAATCATTGCGTATGACAGAAAAGCCGCGGTGGAATACGCCCGCAAATGGGCGTACGGGCGCAATCCGCAATATTATAATTTCGACAGGCTGGGCGGCGACTGTACCAATTACGTTTCGCAGTGCCTGCACGCGGGCGGCGCCGTAATGAATTACCGCCCCGTCACGGGTTGGTTTTACCGCTCCGCGAACGACCGCACAGCCTCGTGGACGGGCGTGGAATACATTTACCGATTTCTTACGGAAAACGACGGTTTGGGACCGTTCGGACAGGAATCCCCCGTGGAAGAATTGCAGGAAGGCGATCTGGTACAACTGGGAAGGGATACGGGAGATTTTTACCATACGCCCATCATCGTCGGATTTTCGCGCGGGCCTCTCGTTGCCGCCCACACTTACGACGCGTACAACAAACCTCTCTATACATACTATTTCGAACGGCTGCGCGGGATACACATTCTCGGCGTCCGCGTTCCCGACTGA
- a CDS encoding L-lactate dehydrogenase: MNVNVRKVAIIGCGFVGSTCAYTLMQHGLFSEMVLLDADRARAEGEAMDISHGLLFAKPMNIYAGDYDDLKDAAVVIITAGANQKPGETRLDLVRKNAKIFRSIIPELNARGFAGILLIVANPVDILTRLTQQISDLPEERVFGSGTVLDTARLKYLLGEHLSVDSRSVHTFIIGEHGDSEIPVWSSSNVSGVPLHDFCEMRGFYDHDGAMEKIGESVKNSAYEIIERKKATYYGIGMAVQRICEAVVRDEKSILPVSTALHGEFGVDGVTLSIPAIVGSDGVERIVPIALNEREKELLQTSAELLKKTMREIE; this comes from the coding sequence ATGAACGTTAACGTCAGAAAAGTTGCCATTATCGGTTGCGGGTTCGTGGGTTCGACCTGCGCCTACACGCTGATGCAGCACGGGTTGTTTTCGGAAATGGTGCTGCTCGACGCCGACCGCGCCCGCGCCGAGGGCGAAGCGATGGACATCAGCCACGGCCTCTTATTCGCAAAACCCATGAACATTTACGCGGGCGATTACGACGATCTCAAAGACGCCGCCGTCGTCATCATCACGGCGGGCGCCAATCAGAAACCCGGGGAAACGCGGCTGGATCTCGTGCGCAAAAACGCGAAGATTTTCCGTTCGATCATCCCCGAACTCAACGCACGCGGGTTTGCGGGCATTCTGCTCATCGTAGCCAATCCCGTAGACATTCTGACCAGGCTGACGCAACAAATCTCCGATCTGCCCGAAGAGCGCGTTTTCGGTTCGGGAACGGTGCTTGACACGGCGCGGCTCAAATATCTTTTGGGCGAACACCTCTCCGTGGACAGCCGTAGCGTGCACACCTTTATCATCGGCGAACACGGCGACAGCGAGATCCCCGTTTGGAGCAGTTCCAACGTATCGGGCGTGCCCCTGCACGATTTCTGCGAAATGCGCGGCTTTTACGATCACGACGGCGCCATGGAAAAAATCGGAGAATCGGTCAAAAACAGCGCTTATGAGATCATCGAGCGCAAAAAAGCGACCTATTACGGCATAGGCATGGCGGTACAGCGCATCTGCGAGGCGGTCGTGCGTGACGAGAAGTCCATTCTGCCCGTATCCACCGCCCTGCACGGCGAGTTCGGCGTGGACGGCGTCACGCTGAGTATTCCCGCCATCGTGGGTTCGGACGGCGTGGAGCGCATCGTGCCCATCGCTCTCAACGAGCGGGAAAAGGAACTTCTGCAAACATCCGCCGAACTTCTCAAAAAGACAATGCGGGAAATCGAATAG
- a CDS encoding recombinase family protein gives MKIYAYARVSARDQNLDRQLKAFADFGVSGNRIYADKKSGKDFERKNYSKLLKRLRAGDLLVIKSIDRLGRNYNAIISEWSKIVNTIGADILVLDMPLLDTRTKSNTLVGKFISDIVLQVLSFVAENERENIRARQAEGIAAAKSRGVRFGRPRTVYSKEFLETVRAFKLKNISLKTALACTGMKQGNFYYHLHQCERLSA, from the coding sequence ATGAAGATCTATGCATATGCGCGCGTGTCGGCGCGCGATCAAAATCTGGACAGACAACTGAAAGCATTCGCAGACTTCGGCGTGTCGGGCAATCGTATTTATGCGGACAAAAAGAGCGGAAAAGATTTCGAACGGAAAAACTATTCGAAACTTTTAAAGCGGCTGCGCGCGGGCGATTTGCTCGTTATCAAGTCCATTGACCGCTTAGGGCGCAACTACAACGCGATCATATCCGAATGGTCGAAGATCGTGAATACGATCGGCGCGGATATCCTCGTGCTCGATATGCCCCTTTTAGACACGCGGACAAAATCCAACACGCTCGTGGGAAAGTTTATTTCCGACATCGTACTGCAGGTGCTTTCCTTTGTCGCGGAAAACGAGCGTGAAAATATCCGCGCAAGACAAGCGGAGGGAATCGCCGCCGCAAAAAGCCGCGGCGTGCGGTTCGGCAGGCCGCGGACGGTTTACTCGAAAGAATTTCTGGAAACGGTGCGTGCTTTCAAACTGAAAAACATTTCTTTGAAAACTGCCCTCGCCTGCACGGGCATGAAACAGGGAAATTTTTATTATCACCTGCACCAATGCGAGCGGCTTAGCGCGTGA
- the pgmB gene encoding beta-phosphoglucomutase yields MKFKGVIFDLDGVICFTDKFHYQAWKKLADRLGIEFDEKINDRLRGVSRMASLEIILEKSARAYSDAEKESFAAEKNDAYRALLENMGKSDVSEEVRDTLSELRARGVLLAIGSSSRNTPLILEKTGMKQYFDAVSDGNNITRSKPDPEVFLKAAQFLNLAPADCLVVEDAVAGIDAGFSGGFRTAAIGEATNYDRPDYKLTTFSDLLKIVD; encoded by the coding sequence ATGAAATTCAAAGGCGTTATTTTCGATCTCGACGGAGTTATCTGTTTTACGGATAAATTCCATTATCAGGCGTGGAAGAAACTGGCGGACAGGCTCGGCATTGAGTTTGACGAAAAGATCAACGACAGACTGCGCGGCGTTTCACGCATGGCTAGTCTTGAAATCATCCTTGAAAAGAGCGCGCGCGCCTATTCCGACGCCGAAAAAGAGAGTTTCGCTGCGGAAAAGAACGACGCCTACCGCGCGTTGTTGGAGAACATGGGTAAGTCCGACGTGTCCGAAGAAGTGCGCGATACGCTTTCGGAACTCAGGGCGCGAGGCGTTTTGCTTGCCATCGGTTCTTCGAGCCGCAATACGCCGCTCATTTTAGAAAAGACGGGCATGAAACAGTATTTCGACGCGGTGAGCGACGGTAACAATATCACCCGTTCCAAACCCGATCCCGAAGTGTTTTTAAAAGCGGCGCAGTTTCTGAATCTCGCGCCTGCCGATTGCCTCGTGGTGGAAGACGCGGTCGCGGGCATCGACGCGGGATTTTCGGGCGGTTTTCGCACCGCCGCCATCGGTGAGGCGACCAATTACGACAGACCCGATTATAAATTAACTACATTTTCAGATCTTTTGAAAATTGTTGACTGA
- a CDS encoding RrF2 family transcriptional regulator, producing the protein MNGEFVTAVHAMVYLHHKGGRVTSEELADNICTNAVCVRRVMSKLCKRGLAETRAGRSGGGYRYEKTRTVNLRQIAEAVACTLVEAGYRSGGEDKECRIASGMSSYIEGLCSELDDMCKIILEKITVADVERSLTERANI; encoded by the coding sequence ATGAACGGAGAATTTGTCACGGCCGTACACGCGATGGTCTATCTTCACCACAAGGGGGGGCGCGTCACGAGCGAGGAACTGGCAGACAATATCTGCACCAATGCGGTATGCGTGCGCCGAGTGATGTCGAAACTCTGCAAGCGCGGACTTGCGGAAACCAGGGCGGGCCGCAGCGGTGGCGGCTATCGCTACGAAAAGACGCGTACGGTGAATTTGCGCCAGATCGCCGAAGCGGTGGCTTGTACGCTTGTAGAGGCGGGTTATCGCAGCGGCGGCGAAGATAAAGAGTGCCGCATCGCTTCGGGAATGTCCTCGTATATCGAGGGGCTGTGCAGCGAACTCGACGATATGTGCAAAATAATACTTGAAAAGATCACAGTGGCGGATGTGGAAAGATCGCTCACGGAAAGGGCGAATATTTAA
- a CDS encoding FAD-dependent oxidoreductase gives MKRFDAVMIGFGKGAKTLAAELAARGEKVAVIEQSDKMYGGTCINVGCIPTKSLVNSAAEAKRLSSFAEKRTHYARAVEEKNRLTAMLRAKNYAKIADAPNAEVITGHAEFMSPHTLLVRGKDGQQELYGEKIFINTGSNAFLPSIEGIHSSRVYTSETLMDVTELPEKLAIVGGGYIGLEYASMYANFGSQVTVLQVESEFIPREDREIAAEIFKVLSEKIDFRLGAQIRSIREIGNKTRLEWLENGEMRALDADAILIATGRRPATADLHLEKAGVETLPNGAVRTDAHLKTTADHIWAMGDCKGGLQFTYISLDDARIVRAQLFGGDRTAENRGAIPYSVFIDPPFSHVGLNETQAKAAGKEVLAARLAVAAIPKAHVLKSPRGLMKAVVEKQSGRILGADLFCEESHELVNLIKFAIDAGLPYTVLRDAIYTHPTMSESFNDLFANLK, from the coding sequence ATGAAACGTTTCGATGCGGTCATGATCGGTTTCGGAAAAGGCGCAAAAACATTGGCGGCAGAACTGGCTGCGCGGGGCGAAAAAGTCGCCGTGATCGAACAGTCGGATAAAATGTACGGCGGAACATGCATCAACGTCGGGTGCATTCCCACAAAATCGCTCGTCAACAGCGCCGCCGAGGCGAAACGGCTTTCTTCTTTTGCGGAAAAGCGTACGCATTATGCCCGCGCGGTCGAGGAAAAAAATCGCCTGACTGCCATGCTCCGCGCTAAAAATTATGCGAAAATCGCAGACGCGCCCAATGCGGAGGTGATCACGGGGCATGCGGAGTTTATGTCGCCCCACACGCTTTTGGTTCGGGGAAAAGACGGTCAACAGGAACTTTACGGCGAAAAAATTTTTATTAATACGGGTTCGAATGCTTTCTTGCCGTCCATAGAAGGCATACATTCTTCCCGCGTTTATACCAGCGAAACTTTGATGGACGTCACAGAACTGCCTGAAAAACTTGCGATCGTCGGCGGAGGATACATCGGATTGGAATATGCCTCCATGTATGCGAATTTCGGTTCGCAAGTGACCGTTTTGCAAGTGGAAAGCGAATTTATTCCGCGCGAAGACCGCGAGATCGCCGCTGAAATTTTCAAGGTGCTTTCCGAAAAGATCGATTTCCGATTGGGCGCGCAGATCCGGTCGATCCGCGAAATAGGGAATAAAACGCGGCTCGAGTGGCTGGAAAACGGCGAAATGCGCGCGCTGGACGCCGATGCGATTCTGATCGCCACGGGCCGTCGTCCCGCAACCGCGGATCTGCATCTGGAAAAGGCGGGCGTGGAAACCTTGCCGAACGGCGCCGTCCGTACAGACGCACATTTGAAAACGACCGCCGATCATATCTGGGCGATGGGCGACTGCAAGGGCGGCTTGCAATTTACATATATTTCGCTCGATGATGCAAGGATCGTGCGCGCGCAGTTATTCGGCGGCGACAGGACTGCCGAAAATCGCGGCGCGATCCCATACAGCGTTTTTATCGACCCTCCGTTTTCTCACGTTGGGCTCAACGAAACGCAGGCGAAAGCGGCGGGGAAAGAGGTGCTTGCGGCGAGGCTCGCCGTCGCCGCGATTCCCAAAGCGCATGTGCTGAAAAGTCCTCGGGGCTTGATGAAAGCCGTCGTCGAAAAGCAATCGGGGCGCATTCTCGGGGCAGACCTTTTTTGCGAGGAATCGCACGAACTTGTGAACCTGATCAAATTCGCCATCGACGCAGGCTTGCCGTATACGGTTTTGCGAGATGCGATCTATACTCATCCGACCATGAGCGAATCGTTCAACGATCTGTTTGCAAATCTGAAATAA
- a CDS encoding ROK family protein: protein MKLAGFDIGGTKCAVILGEETANGFDFLSRIEFKTEGSPETVIEKLVGLLHEEMRLHGCTAEDLKSVGISCGGPLNSKAGMILSPPNLLGWDNVPIVKLVQDALGVPTFLCNDADACALAEWTYGAGKGYEDMIFLTFGTGLGAGLILNGALYTGKSNSAGEVGHIRLAPFGPVGYGKSGSFEGFCSGAGIAQLARIRILEQLQIGRPIPYTMQDAETMTAKKLAAAAHGKEPLALEIFREAGEYLGRGLAVLADILNPECIVIGGVFMRAGQYMESAMRESLKREALSVNADLKIVPAALGEQIGDYAALTIAKYNLERTI from the coding sequence ATGAAATTAGCGGGTTTTGACATCGGCGGCACAAAGTGCGCCGTGATACTGGGCGAAGAGACCGCGAACGGGTTCGACTTTTTATCCCGCATCGAATTCAAAACAGAAGGCTCGCCCGAAACGGTCATAGAAAAACTCGTCGGGCTGCTGCATGAAGAAATGCGCTTGCACGGCTGTACCGCCGAAGATCTCAAATCCGTCGGGATCTCCTGCGGAGGACCGTTGAACAGCAAGGCGGGCATGATCTTATCCCCGCCCAACCTGCTCGGCTGGGACAACGTCCCCATCGTGAAACTCGTGCAAGACGCGCTCGGCGTGCCGACGTTTTTATGCAACGATGCGGACGCCTGCGCATTGGCGGAATGGACGTACGGCGCGGGAAAAGGCTACGAAGATATGATTTTTCTCACGTTCGGCACGGGGCTGGGCGCGGGATTGATCTTAAACGGCGCACTCTATACGGGCAAGAGCAACTCCGCCGGTGAAGTCGGGCATATCCGCCTCGCCCCGTTCGGTCCCGTGGGGTATGGAAAGAGCGGCTCTTTCGAGGGATTCTGCAGCGGCGCGGGGATCGCCCAACTTGCCCGCATCCGCATTCTCGAACAACTGCAGATCGGCAGACCTATCCCCTATACGATGCAAGACGCCGAAACCATGACCGCCAAAAAACTCGCCGCCGCTGCGCACGGCAAAGAGCCTCTGGCGCTTGAAATTTTCCGCGAGGCGGGAGAATATCTGGGGCGCGGTCTGGCTGTTTTAGCGGATATTCTCAACCCCGAATGCATCGTCATCGGCGGCGTGTTCATGCGCGCGGGGCAATATATGGAAAGCGCGATGCGGGAAAGCCTAAAAAGGGAAGCGCTGAGCGTGAACGCCGATTTAAAAATCGTGCCCGCGGCGCTCGGCGAGCAGATCGGCGATTATGCCGCGCTGACCATTGCAAAGTACAATCTCGAAAGAACAATATAA
- a CDS encoding pyridoxamine kinase, whose product MRILAINDISCVGKCSLTVALPIISAAGYTCDILPTAILSTHTGGFTGYTFRDLSEDIPSVLNHWKSLGLEYDIIISGYLGSVEQVEMVKEIKGAFLKRGGTMIVDPVLGDNGKLYAHFDENFVNEMKGLCRVADVIVPNLTEACFLTDTPYRPDAEFQSVLEKLNGLCPHASITGCEEGASSTVYYTDETGALRRYSTEKVQGQFHGAGDVYAGAFVGALANGLSLEDAVRVSADFTKQAIEQTAKDKTEARYGLNFESKLFGYLKALGKR is encoded by the coding sequence ATGAGAATTTTAGCGATCAACGATATTTCCTGCGTAGGAAAATGCTCCCTGACGGTGGCGCTCCCCATCATTTCCGCCGCGGGTTACACCTGCGACATTCTGCCTACCGCCATACTTTCCACGCACACGGGCGGCTTTACGGGGTACACGTTCCGCGACCTGAGCGAAGATATACCTTCCGTTTTAAATCACTGGAAAAGTCTCGGACTGGAATACGATATCATTATCAGCGGCTATCTGGGCAGCGTCGAGCAGGTGGAGATGGTCAAAGAGATCAAGGGCGCCTTTTTAAAGAGAGGCGGCACAATGATCGTCGATCCCGTACTCGGAGACAACGGAAAACTTTACGCGCATTTTGACGAAAACTTCGTCAACGAAATGAAGGGACTGTGCCGCGTGGCGGACGTCATTGTTCCAAACCTTACGGAGGCTTGTTTTCTGACCGATACGCCCTACCGCCCCGACGCCGAATTTCAGAGCGTGCTTGAAAAACTGAACGGACTCTGCCCTCACGCTTCGATCACGGGCTGCGAGGAAGGCGCGTCGAGCACGGTCTATTATACGGACGAAACGGGCGCGCTGCGCCGCTATTCCACCGAAAAAGTGCAGGGACAGTTCCACGGCGCGGGCGACGTGTACGCGGGCGCCTTCGTGGGCGCGCTCGCCAACGGACTAAGTTTAGAGGACGCCGTGCGCGTTTCCGCGGATTTTACCAAGCAGGCCATAGAACAGACTGCGAAAGACAAAACAGAGGCGCGCTACGGGCTGAATTTCGAAAGCAAACTGTTCGGATATCTGAAAGCGCTGGGAAAGAGGTAA